TCATCACTATAATCACATCTATTTCTGAAGTGCACATTTTGTTACTAGATCTATTTATTAAAAGATCTTCAAACATACTAAAACCGGCATaagcttatcagttatcacaaaaTATGTTCACTTAGATCATAATTTTGACTAAACTTTATAACTAACACGAATAATAATACCGAATTATAATGGATATTTAAAACTAAGCTCATTAAatcttatgataataattaaaggtGGCTTTTAGTGATTTTTGGGTGAGATAAAGATTTTGAATAAATACATcaagtaaattaattttgatctCAGATGTTTGAAATGCTTAGGTAAGAAATATTGTCTCTGCATAATAGCTGAGCGAAAGAGACAAAACATAGAAATACTCTTTCTGATCAGTAGATTTGAAGAAATTGAGTTATACGAATGTTTATGTTGCTGCCCACCAAATCCATAGGCCACCTGTGTTTATAGTGTTCTATGTTTTAGCATTAAGAAAATTGTTTGAACAGTTGTcattttgttgtttgtttattcTGTATGTGGTTAGAAAAAGGATTTTTCACATCTTATaccataaaatttttaatgtaattatattttcatgGACGTCTTACTTTGCCTGAATGGGCGTGCCTTTCTCTCCGGCGGTCGAAGTTAGGGAGAAGTCACACGGGCGCCGCGTCCTgctccggcgccgcgccgccgccgcaccgCACCTGTGTGGCTTCTCCCTtgagggggcgactaaccctaaagtgtcgattttataattcattttttttcttgaaaataagccccgaattgtttcattttctaaaattagatactacattatatttcagaGAGTTCGatttgagcaaaaacacgatatcttaaagttttctttatagaaaaaaacacattgtataaaattctatcattgagagatcgacctagcggatttttaaatgttgtatatttatcgagttattaagaaaaaactaatttggcgatgaatccgcgtcgccctttttcacctggcatatgaaagacgggcgtgagtgtgaagagagaaggacgatgtttgatgtgtgttagtcgccctcttaaggacATTTTCTAGcacacaaaattatattaaattaattattcatgACATTTCATGGATGATGAATTGCAGAATAGTTTTTGTGCTTATTTCCACCTTCTCACATCCTAAGTTACTTGTAGTTCTCATAGGTATAACATCAAAAGAACTTGCTGAATTAAAATTTGTATTATAGTTTGATAATGTtgggtattaaaaaaaaaggtattaaatgtgaaaaaaccttgtttttattatatctaGATGTAAGACCAGGGCTATAATGGTTTTCTATTGTGTTTCGTACGCACTGAAACATTTTGTGTACTTAAATACAAAGTTTcacttatatttaaatatatattttacgtaTCATTTACGTCTTATACTTACGTATATACGTATACGTCAATACCATCGCCAGACTATACCGTATCTAGTGTGCGCCATTAAGGCTTTTCAGTATTCGATATCCTAATCTGGAATTACGTACCTACACTTTTTTCACGCGCGAAAGCACCGcggcttgcacttgaaacgtacgtgcggaattcgttccgttcggaaaaacGTGTGCGCTaataaatgtattttctactgatgaTACGGAAAACTAATTCGGGATACGAATACGGAAACTATGCGGCCTGCCTAAAAGTAGTCACCAAGAAAACAACAAAGGCATCAATGCATTTTTCAAGTAAACTAGACAAGTGGtgccttttaaaaatatttaaaagttaactCAAAATGGCGCAATGTATTGTTTATACGAtgttcaaacaaaaaaattttaacaTCACAAGCAACAAGAGAAAATGTTGTGAGAAAGATTATTGCTATCCAGCTTAGGCCGTGCGCCCATtgcgactttttgtagcgatgcagtcgcgatactgtcgcatatttgcatcgatacagtcgcgatgcagtcgctagctgtgtgttttgtatggagTTGCAAATGTGACTAACGCCGTAAGTAGTGATGCAGCCGTGCGCTTCATAgtcgcgcgactgcatcgctactaaaAGTCGTAGTGGCCGAAGGGCTTTAAGTCCACTTGCACCGATCTTTGTTGTTGTGAAATTTAACCGTGGGTCAATTCTTAAGTTATCTTTTTTTAAGAAAACGAAGAACGAGAGAAATAGAAGGATGTTTAATCCAGCTAACTAACTCACACAGATCGGTGAAACCCTACTACCAAGGTAAGGTAAGCTCAACACAACTATCTGTTGTAtgtccatataatattatgtacctttgTTAGTGAAAGCTTTTTATGATCAAAATAATATGTCCGATTatgacaaagtaaaaaaaaatcctctatAATCTACATATATGTTATGAAATATGTATACTATCGTTAtgtttatctatagattatttcgTATTCAACGAGTATAGTTTGTGTGGTCAATTTGTTCAATAATTTAGATTGAGATTAGATTTTATTGAGGAGTTTGAGTTATGTTAGTGCTGTAAGAATAAGTAATTCTAAGATATTGTTTATCTAAGACCTAGGTGGTAAAAACTAAACAATCAGGTTGTAGGTTAGCCATTAGAGATTCGAGCAGGCAAGACGGCAATGTggataaataaatgttttccaAAGATTTGTGCTCGAATCCAAAAGTactgtaataattaatgatGTAAGATTTCATTGATGTAAAGTTCAAACTAGTTTTGTTGGAGTTAttcatgggcgtagcgaggtaagagctaatgctcacgagtttcatacctaaacgtggAGCGGAGAGATTTGCGGGATGAGAGGGCAGGCAGTCAATCCCAGTTCGCTcgctcatatttttttttatgtttacctCACTTATTATTGTGATTCGAAGTTTAGGATTTTCTTAATCTGCCCCCCACCCCCTCCCCAAAGACATATGCCCTCCCCCTATgtagaatcctggctacgcccatggagTTATTACAGTCAATTTCTGCTTAAATGGATAGCGATTATGTTGGCGAAAAAATTATTAGCGACATCTGTTGATACGCGGTCGTAGTTCTGTTTTAAGTTCAGAATGTTTTTATTAAGGTGGACGCACACTAAGCCGAACCGAACGAATCGAATTCCCAGAAGGCATTACTGAGGAGGAGCCAGACTCGACGCGGGCAAATGTACGAGGTTGCATAGGATTTCATATAAAGAATTCTAAAATTCGTTTCTTTCAGTTCATTCCATTCTTTCGGCTCCGATAAGTGTGCATTCACCTTTAAATTCACTCAAGAGCGTTGGTGCACCATACGAAATTTTTCCGTCCGGTGTTGAATCTAACTACCGGTCAGTAAGATTCCGATTAGTGCTCAAACATACATAGTGGAATGTTATTATGTCATGAAAAACATCATCAGTAAAATAAGTCTGCAATAACACTTTGTACTAAGGATTACAATTATTCTAGACATAGGTGGCCACCTCAGAATAGGAAAATATTCATTCTATAATTTTGACTGAGAAGTTATTGTCTTACCTCTTAATAGCTTTTAAAAACGTCTAATGCCAAGATTTGTTTAAAGTCGAATCCCAAatattacttctaaaatctgtggtggCCACCATACTTGATCggtatttttaatacaaaatatgacgTTATGATATCATTTATAAAtgcttattttgtttatttatcaaAATGTGTCTGGATTGataataaacattttctaaaactttggacttaattattattactaacagaaagtatattattgtaatcttaGCGACTTTTAGGTAAGTAGTATTAtgtgtttaattttttctttgacTGATATAGCCTAATCTTTCACAAAAGGgcaaattttttatcaaattcaGAATTAGTCAAAATAAGTCAAAACTGTTTATTACAACCTAAAGGTGTGCCCACTTTAAAGTGGTACCTATGTGACTTTGATTTTTTTCTGTGATAtgccataatatataaattggtAGGtcctataaaatatactatgcAGACATAAGCATCAGTTCCTTATCGCAcattcggcgtaaatctgaaggatagacatatttgaccttgatttgacctcgacacttttataaaatatgtacacagCCTGTGTtgtttgaacataagaaataacttcgttccattcgggtgccccttgacacttctcaagttttatattatttagtaagaAAAGGATGTTTAATtcaacaatatttattaaatctACATTAAATAGGCACCTACAACTCATAACAACTTTTAAGAATAGACCTGATTCACTCGCTCATTTTCCAGTTGCAGTTCAAGTTCATATAATTTCTTTCGTAAAGTTAGGGTGTTTTCAAATTGGAAATATGTAATTGCTGCAGAAGCAACCAACTGAGCTACAAGCATACAAGTGAGAGTTGGATACAGCCTCACTGTGTGATGTTTTAAGAACTTAAACATTGTCTTAGGACCCTCATGTAACATTGGAACTCTGAATGTTGAATATCGGTTGGCAAGCTgaaaataaatctaaaattaatataacaaaGTAACAGCTGATCACTGAAATATCATATAAATGGCACTAAACTTTTGATGGTAATCTCAATTTAGAGAAGACATGTTACTTTGGTGTATATTCTGTTGTGcaatacgattttttttttatttccttgaAATTACCATTAATGCTGAAGTTGCACCCAGAACCAACGGATAGAATGTTCCAAATCCCGCTTGTATAGCCATGGATCTGACCTCAAAGCAGACGGGACATGTCTGATCATTCACTACTATTTTACTGGAGATAAGctgaaataaaaggctttatttaaatgataaagattacaaacatttattttaaaaaataatgttaaaagttATGATACTATCTAActaacttttaatattatgaatgccaaattataaatgccaaattataaatactaatattataaatgccaaattgtgtatgtctgtctgttacctcttcatgtccaAACTGCTCaattgattttgctgaaatttggtgttgAGATACTTTCAGACTCGGGGAAGGGCATaggatattttaaaatgtatggttcctgcGCAAAACTACTTATGGTGTatggagttgcaggcatcaactagtaaaatataaatacttgcATGTCTATGAAGAAGAGTAGTCAGAATTCCAGGCATAACAACTATAGGGATTGTAGACGACATGTATCCATACGATCCCAATCTAAATCTCCACCTATAATGTCTGTTTATAAGGACACCAGCCACTGAATTGATTGCACCTAAAATTGTGGCTCCATGCCTTAAAGCCCATCTGTAAACCAAAATGATAATAGTATTTATAAAGTTTggtaattttataaatacgaaCCTTCTAACAAATACCTATGCTTGATGCAGGTAAAGCAATGGTTTCTTagtatatttacttattttttgtttaataaacaaatattttgttagaTCTTACATATCCGATGGAGACTCCCAATTTCTTATGACCTCCCATACATAATTTTTTGCCTCCTCTTCCGTTATAACAACTGCATCTTTCGGCAGCTCTCCTGGAGACCTTTTTAAAGCCATAACGATAAATCGTAAAATAAATTGCGATTTGTTTTCAGACAAGACGTTTAAGTAAATTTTTTAGGCAAACATTGTATTTAACATTGTAACTCGaatcaaaaaaacatttttaagtaaataaaatcattttaccGAAATTCCCtgaaacctaacctaacaataGTAAAAATCCTATCAACACTCAACTGTCAAAATTAAAATCTATCAAGGTGTTCCTTTACCAGTCACAGTATACTGACTAGTGCAATTTGACAACTCGGTAGCCAATCAAATCTCGTTAATCGTACTAACTTATACTAGTAAGAAACGTCATATCATAAGTCAAAATCAGCTGTTTTGAAAGTTTtgtcatagataaagtattatagtatagctCAATGCTATAGACTGAAgaagccttatatcggtgtttaagcgtcaaaagcgtgtaatgttatgtcctacttactaggacataacaaggagtcggtctgcatatttcatgtagtATTAAAAGtgtattgcatagctttttacgtatgtttacggattctcattactTAATATCTCATTACATAACTATagttagtttatcgatatcatgaactatatgactttctttcctgtctCATAATATGCTTCGAAATAAtcaacaaatagaaatattcaagaaaataaacgcacactacttgtatgaaaataagcacaaaatggccacgcgatgacgggctaagactacatctatactataatactttatctactttatctatggttttggtgtttcttatgtcattgggTTTTCAAGTGTGGTTTTCTGTGTCGTAAATATGTATGCATTGGTTTGATGTTTCGTGTGTTTCTGTGTGTGTTTTACTGTTTACTTTTATCCATATTTTGTGATCCTCTTTATCGGCTATCGCTACCAagttttgtcaatttttttaaatataatttaacaaataataaggaattaaaataatagcGCCTAAGCCCCAAAGGTCAGTGTTAccaactatggggatttcccactaaatttagtgggaaaaaataaatttagtgggtttttagggggtaaaatattttggggatatttttggggataaaaattttgaagaatggaatatttttttaataaccacCTTAAAGTGCCTCGgaactttgccgcgagcgaccgtgacggacgaaaattcaaacgaaatgccactttatgacaaaggctataggtttcattttactcaaccactagcttttacgccgccgcgccgccggcggcagcatgggtcgccacGCAAAatatgtcagtagaaaatgatacctatattctatgtcataaagtagcattttatttgaatttttaccggtcgcggtcgctcgcggcatagatccgaaagccacctttaagatggaactgccgcacaaagcacatgtcgctatagtcttttgagtcgtaccagctgacagtaggctgacagattattatatttgttgtcaTTGTATAcatgtaatgaaaaaaaatattgaaatatgtatttgaaataTGGAGGGTAGaaggaggagaactatcttattaagggatatttgaaaaagtgtctagctgtacgcagtaaataacagttgaaaaatcctccaaaagtggcgctagctgcagcaaagtatggaatgaatgtagccgttggtgacaaaatataaatcttatatctttaaacgagcaattcttgtatatattatatatacagggtgtaacaaaaataagtgataatactttagggtgtgtacgtgttccttgtagagagttcactgtgaaagtagagcgctgaaagaccaaaaatttttttcacttttgtatggggaaactcctgacgttcgggcccttgcccatacaaaagtgaaaaaaattgttcgtctttcagagctgctactttcacagtgaactctctacaaggaacacgtacacaccctaaagtattatcacttatttttgttacacactgtttaattggaatctcggaatcggctccaacgatttttatgaacctcagtatatagggggtttcgggggcgataaatcgatctagctaagaatcatttttagaaaatgtcattttattcgtgttttatcgaataccgagcaaagctcggtcaaatagctagtatatattatttaaatagtatttaaatttatttaaataatatattctaaaatagctgaaataaaagctgctaaatgatttaaaatttaccctgttgctactgtagcgccaccctaatttaacgcatttcagcggacactttttacatacagagatagttctccaccatctacactccataatttaaaaactgctggcctgtttgtttgtttggcctgttgaaggtgtatttcagcattttgagcgcttagtagaacataccccaagaaaatttaaatattttgattttttggggagttttggttgaaatttagtgggtttagaagttgctttagggggaaaacgttttgaatagttggcaacactgccaaAGGTCCTTTCTTATGTTATGATACAAAACTAAATTcggtgtaaaaaaaatactattcgtttttttcaattcaaagTTGGTACGTATATAATGATTACAAGAATCATTGTAATTGTTATATGTGTGCCGCAAAGTTCGATAAGTAatatactaaatatttttaggttattCCAAACAGTAGCATACAAGTTTCTATTAATAAAAAGTATGTCTACACATAGTGAGTGGAAAGGAGTTCCCATATCGCATATACAAGGCTCGAATTCGCCCTGGGGTGCTCCAGAGTTCCCGCTCATTCAGCCTGCATACAATCACACAGTTCTGTATCATATTCCCAGTAATGGCGCTACCCTCGATAGGCCTCCAAAGCCTCAGATTGGTAGAGACAAATGGGACGATGATCATGTAAGACTCCCGTGTTCACCACACAGCTTGTATCCTGTTGAAAATGTGAGTACAGTTCTTGAAATGGGTATGAAGAAGGAATTTCAAACAATTTGATTTATTTGTGGTTCAAGAATAACAATAGACATAATGGCTGATTATCTGCTACTAAAACCGTGATTCCTATTCAAAATTCTTATAAGAGGTTTTCgttgtacttaataattatattccaaGATACCAAAATTCATAACTTTTGTCTCTGATGCACACAAAATAAAGTCGTATGTTTTTTTATCAACTAATTTGATAAAGCTCTTTTGTTTCCTCCTTCCTTTGTCTTGAATGACAATTTCAATGGGTTTTAtggtattttatttacatttcaaACATTGTTTTAGAGTTCAGGCAGCAAAAATATAGTGAATCGCTGGGAGATGATACAAAGGGCACTGAATCGGCCCATGAGGAACAGCAAAGAACTAGCTGATGCCATCCTGAGTTATAACACACAATATAAGACCAGATGGAAATTTGCAGCTCTGCATGGACTTTTCAATGGGGTAATATTATAAGTTCTGTTATTATTAGCCCTTATCAACCTACTTTTTTTTCTATGGAATGATAATTGGGTATAATAGCTCGAGAGACTTTAATTTTTGGATGTTTAAATTCAAGATTTATGAAATCCCAATAAATCAAAACCTGTTTTTGACAATGTCTGAGacatcactacataatattataaaacaaagttgcatttttccctcatgtccctttgttcccttcaATCTTTGAAACtatgcaacggattttgatgcggttttctttaatagatagagtgattaaagaggaaggtttataagtataataacattaattaaatactggaaaaatactgttatttttggggtttctaatgtgatgtcgtaaataattacatttttttttcacttacaaaaagcaaacgcaggctgaaccctacaagatttatcaaaataatgtcagAAAACTCTGTAacggtatatgtctatctcttatggatatcccacaataatttttttttgtcatttacttttaacttcaaatcatggcaaattttcgaagcgaccaatcggcaataatccttattcaattaaatactttaaatacattattgatttaatatagatctagattatggccctttacagcatatcaTTTAAATGAGTATTTTCAAAGATATGACAGATCATTTAAAAATTgtgggacgtagcttttgcggcggtaccgaccaatgcgggccacgggttgtaatgaatataattaaaaactactaaatcgattttaatcattttttcagtgagtgacataggctataagtaatatattttatacccgtgtgaagccggggcgggtcactagttgtttataaatactaacaaaaaactttcatgtttcagtatctagaagaagaagaatcaaaatatttttttgatgtgACTTTACCTGAAATTGCTAAGCTGGCTTTAGCATTGCCAAAATTGATACAGTCACCTATTCCTTTATTAAAGTAAGCTTATAATCATTACATTatctgaaatattatattaaaccaGAGCTTTTATGACATTAAATGTTGTATTTATTGATATAGAAACTCTGGTAAACTTTCTACTTCCCAATAAATAAGaagaattttttaataaaattaatatatttctgCCTCCAGACAAGACAAGGATAGATCTATTTCCATGTCGCAGCAGCAGATTTCATGTTTATTGGCTAATGCCTTCTTCTGTACGTTTCCAAGAAGGAACACTATGAAAAAGAATTCGGAATATTCCACATATCCACACATCAATTTTAATGTGTAAGTTACGAAGATTTTgctctttaatattttt
This genomic window from Aricia agestis chromosome 2, ilAriAges1.1, whole genome shotgun sequence contains:
- the LOC121739847 gene encoding uncharacterized protein LOC121739847, with protein sequence MALKRSPGELPKDAVVITEEEAKNYVWEVIRNWESPSDIWALRHGATILGAINSVAGVLINRHYRWRFRLGSYGYMSSTIPIVVMPGILTTLLHRHLISSKIVVNDQTCPVCFEVRSMAIQAGFGTFYPLVLGATSALMLANRYSTFRVPMLHEGPKTMFKFLKHHTVRLYPTLTCMLVAQLVASAAITYFQFENTLTLRKKLYELELQLENERVNQVYS